The Nonlabens spongiae genome contains a region encoding:
- a CDS encoding M1 family metallopeptidase gives MKKLIVLTCLCMSTILWAQNSPSQLSHVDFQTASAQVVFKQDVEEVSGTMDFEIAIKSKVDSVFVDAKNLIDYEVRFNGSKADSLRYNGEQLILYAQLDNSSNNQLSIDFTIKPKKALYFIDADQDGKWEQAWTQGQGKYTSNWLPSIDDTSDKMIWNMQISVPKDLIAIANGAKRRFERGEEFDTFSYGMLQPMSSYLVAVAVGEYEFYTEQTENGVTLQYFYYPEERDKAFATYHDTREIFDYLVEEIGVEYPWQVYRQVPVKDFLYSGMENTSTTFFNDQFLVDEIGVNDRDYLNVNAHELAHQWFGNLVTAKSGNDHWLQEGFATYYALMAEREVYGDAYFSMELYQYAEALIELSNKPSKKALTDPVASSLTFYQHGAWALHALKDMIGASRFRESVQLYLQTYAYSNASTDDFIKIVEEVSQKDLTSFRKLWLETPQFPVEESLRLLRKDLFMEAYFQLAARRLDTFEDAQATYKEVLQTPVQEELVKEMVAQLAVHEDDRKYQLLVEASKLKNHKINQLISMSQQEVNAGNREMIEGFLNADSYITRENALYLLWQYASDRKKVLVHADELWESYSPSLRMAWFAMALNTNNFKKSEALEFLTELQKFTSPEYDTQTRTAAFDYLINMNAMSEQNYRDLMEASTHHVWRFYENSRDLLRSLYKKPESKSVINQILLKMDSDQAERFEAILRKSN, from the coding sequence GTTTTTGTGGATGCTAAGAACTTAATTGATTACGAGGTACGATTTAACGGTTCAAAGGCAGATTCCCTTCGCTACAATGGTGAGCAATTAATTCTCTATGCCCAGCTTGACAACAGTAGTAACAATCAATTGTCTATAGATTTTACTATTAAGCCTAAAAAAGCACTCTATTTCATAGACGCTGATCAGGATGGAAAGTGGGAACAGGCTTGGACTCAAGGTCAAGGAAAATATACCAGCAATTGGTTACCGAGTATTGATGACACAAGTGACAAGATGATCTGGAACATGCAAATTAGCGTTCCTAAAGATCTTATTGCTATTGCAAACGGTGCAAAACGGCGTTTTGAGAGGGGTGAAGAATTTGACACTTTCAGCTACGGGATGCTTCAGCCTATGTCTAGTTATTTAGTTGCGGTTGCGGTAGGAGAGTATGAATTTTATACAGAACAGACAGAAAATGGAGTTACTCTGCAATATTTCTATTACCCAGAGGAGCGTGATAAAGCCTTTGCGACCTACCACGATACGCGAGAAATTTTTGATTATCTGGTTGAAGAAATAGGAGTAGAGTACCCATGGCAAGTCTACCGTCAAGTTCCTGTGAAGGATTTTCTCTATTCTGGAATGGAAAACACCTCAACCACTTTTTTTAACGATCAATTCCTGGTTGATGAAATAGGCGTCAATGATCGAGATTACCTAAATGTCAATGCGCATGAGTTAGCGCATCAGTGGTTTGGAAATTTAGTTACAGCGAAATCTGGAAATGATCACTGGCTTCAGGAAGGTTTTGCGACCTATTATGCCTTGATGGCAGAACGTGAGGTTTACGGTGACGCATATTTTTCCATGGAGCTCTATCAATATGCTGAGGCGCTTATCGAACTGAGTAATAAACCTTCTAAAAAAGCTTTGACTGATCCCGTCGCAAGTTCACTTACGTTTTATCAACATGGAGCGTGGGCATTGCATGCGTTGAAAGATATGATTGGAGCATCTCGCTTTCGCGAAAGCGTACAACTTTACCTCCAGACTTATGCCTACTCAAACGCATCAACTGATGATTTTATCAAAATCGTCGAAGAGGTCAGTCAAAAAGATCTGACATCTTTCAGAAAATTATGGTTGGAGACCCCTCAATTTCCAGTGGAAGAAAGCCTGAGATTGCTCAGAAAGGATCTTTTTATGGAAGCTTATTTTCAGCTGGCGGCGAGACGACTGGATACTTTTGAAGATGCTCAAGCGACTTACAAAGAAGTGCTACAAACTCCAGTTCAAGAAGAGCTGGTCAAGGAAATGGTAGCTCAACTGGCCGTGCATGAAGACGATCGTAAATATCAACTTTTAGTTGAGGCATCGAAACTTAAAAATCATAAAATCAATCAATTAATCTCAATGAGTCAGCAAGAAGTAAATGCAGGAAATCGTGAAATGATCGAAGGATTTTTAAATGCTGATTCCTACATCACTCGTGAAAATGCACTCTATCTTTTGTGGCAGTATGCAAGTGATCGTAAGAAAGTCTTAGTTCATGCCGATGAGCTCTGGGAAAGTTACAGTCCCAGTTTGCGCATGGCGTGGTTTGCTATGGCTTTGAATACTAATAACTTTAAAAAATCTGAGGCACTTGAATTTTTGACAGAACTACAAAAATTCACCAGCCCTGAATACGACACACAAACTCGCACTGCGGCGTTTGATTACTTGATCAATATGAATGCGATGTCTGAGCAAAACTACAGGGATCTTATGGAAGCCAGCACGCATCATGTATGGAGATTTTATGAGAATTCTCGAGACTTATTGAGATCTCTCTACAAGAAGCCCGAGAGCAAATCTGTGATCAATCAGATTCTTCTTAAAATGGATTCTGACCAGGCAGAACGTTTTGAAGCGATTTTGAGGAAATCAAACTAG